Proteins from a single region of Limisphaera ngatamarikiensis:
- a CDS encoding immunoglobulin domain-containing protein → MSNGRGVMREQMRDGRSWVLGATCAVLALTAALCRAIIVGPYSPDAHTLHLWHFDEPAPPVTNAVPGGLELSVLGGGAVLTNVSYPGFGGSLSTYDGGPNATAGTDRDAYAAPRTLVNGTGDNVSLTYADPVTGAFTIEALVRIDFDPSVNYGPTTSGGNGRGAPMQIVTGEDEANGGRIFQFRIVPIGVINNNSYVYLEFINVHQAVAPIENLFVPIPTDGPDAIQQGQWYHVAVTYNGSENTPDNLRFYWTRMDPSRTEANLIGTLTMLNDLPVAPTDFVVGNIGRNPSQNNFVGLIDEVRISSIARPPNGMMFAPPLPVVVTQPEPQTLAVGQSFTLSAAASGQPPLYYQWERNGQPIPGATREVYSVSVAGPADNGVYRLAVSNAAGVVYSDPVTVQVRNPNQLVWMPLPSWTWNFTDANWDSNNDGQADTAFVGGDRVLFNDAGLYAPVVYVEAPVNPSEIRVNTVGEYQLTTFSGAGLVNRTRLIKEGSGTLTLDVDHLGEGTTEIRGGTLQVGSGAGSRGSLPRGAVTNQGTLLFNRTGTLNLEGPLYGSGTLISSNTGTFRLLGTNGLEAAARVIVEQGSLVFGPGALGSVTQVVVRPFGPLLGSIFGLTGGTVVDSNVTVRLFSTNWSDGFSSYDWRSSIWAESGSNTVHARLLLAGNNTIFLSQEAGAWLEVDGPVEGPDFTYQFAMRGNGAGLLRSRVQLPQGALAKTDGGVWTVAGDGRASTYQYVLIVGGRLAIDNDDALCPSAYLRLGNGTFDLAGYNQTVAGLSNEASGLRLIANSSTNRDSILTVATDRPWTFDGQIADSTAGGTRTVGLTLRAYGGATLTFTTTQPYSGPTRIESGRLILMGEAGLPNTASIWIGPGAALDATARSDAAFTVAAHQTLSGAGTFQVSGNLTNMGVLELTVGKTNGGIVAGRLSVSGHMQLGGVLRLVLQGQALAAGDLLPLIQATSMAGAFERIEPPTPGPGLQWDTSTLATDGTLRVVPGTTPEPVIGQVRLEGGSLVLRGTMGIAGASYTVVASPDVTRPLSQWEPVASGRVGSDGGFEVVVPVSNTGPAMFYRLRLP, encoded by the coding sequence ATGTCGAACGGTAGAGGCGTTATGCGCGAGCAGATGCGGGACGGCAGGAGTTGGGTGTTGGGGGCGACCTGTGCGGTCCTGGCCCTGACGGCGGCCTTGTGCCGGGCCATTATCGTGGGGCCGTATTCCCCCGACGCGCACACGCTGCATCTCTGGCACTTCGACGAGCCCGCTCCGCCCGTCACCAATGCGGTGCCCGGTGGACTGGAACTGAGCGTGCTGGGGGGCGGAGCCGTCCTGACCAACGTGTCGTACCCGGGCTTTGGCGGTTCCCTCTCCACCTACGACGGCGGCCCCAACGCCACGGCCGGGACTGATCGCGACGCCTACGCAGCGCCGCGCACCCTGGTCAACGGCACCGGAGACAACGTGAGCCTGACATACGCCGATCCCGTAACAGGCGCTTTCACCATCGAGGCCCTGGTCCGGATCGACTTTGACCCTTCGGTGAACTACGGACCGACAACCAGTGGCGGGAACGGCCGCGGCGCGCCCATGCAAATCGTCACCGGCGAGGACGAGGCCAATGGCGGGCGCATCTTCCAGTTCCGCATCGTCCCCATCGGCGTCATCAACAACAATTCCTACGTGTACCTCGAGTTCATCAACGTCCACCAGGCCGTGGCACCCATCGAAAACCTCTTCGTGCCCATCCCCACGGACGGCCCGGACGCCATCCAGCAGGGCCAATGGTATCACGTCGCCGTCACCTACAACGGCAGTGAAAACACGCCGGACAATCTCCGCTTTTACTGGACGCGCATGGATCCGAGCCGGACCGAGGCCAACCTGATCGGCACGTTGACCATGCTGAACGATCTGCCCGTGGCGCCCACCGACTTCGTCGTCGGCAACATCGGGCGAAACCCCTCGCAGAATAATTTTGTCGGGCTCATCGACGAGGTTCGGATCAGCAGCATCGCCCGGCCGCCCAACGGAATGATGTTTGCCCCGCCCCTGCCCGTGGTGGTGACACAGCCGGAACCGCAAACGCTGGCGGTGGGCCAGTCCTTCACGCTCTCCGCCGCCGCCTCGGGTCAGCCGCCGCTTTACTACCAGTGGGAACGAAACGGTCAACCCATTCCCGGGGCCACCCGGGAGGTTTACTCCGTGAGTGTAGCCGGCCCGGCTGACAACGGGGTCTACCGGCTTGCGGTGTCCAATGCCGCCGGCGTGGTCTACAGCGATCCCGTGACCGTACAGGTGCGCAACCCGAACCAACTGGTCTGGATGCCACTGCCGAGCTGGACCTGGAACTTCACCGATGCCAACTGGGACTCCAACAACGATGGCCAGGCCGACACGGCGTTTGTGGGCGGCGACCGCGTGCTTTTCAACGACGCGGGTCTCTACGCGCCGGTGGTTTACGTCGAGGCTCCGGTCAACCCCAGCGAGATTCGCGTCAACACCGTGGGTGAGTATCAGTTGACCACCTTTAGTGGGGCCGGCCTGGTCAACCGCACCCGGCTGATCAAGGAGGGCAGCGGCACCCTGACGCTGGACGTGGATCACCTCGGCGAAGGTACAACGGAAATCCGCGGCGGCACCCTTCAGGTCGGCTCCGGAGCAGGCAGCCGGGGCAGTCTGCCTCGCGGGGCCGTCACCAACCAGGGCACCTTGCTGTTCAACCGCACCGGTACGTTGAACCTCGAAGGACCGCTCTACGGGTCCGGCACCTTGATCAGCAGCAACACCGGCACGTTCCGTCTCCTCGGCACGAACGGACTGGAAGCCGCCGCCCGGGTGATCGTCGAGCAGGGGTCGCTGGTCTTTGGGCCCGGGGCGCTCGGCTCGGTTACGCAGGTGGTGGTGCGGCCTTTCGGCCCGTTGCTGGGTAGTATCTTTGGTTTGACGGGCGGAACGGTCGTGGACTCCAACGTCACCGTCCGGCTCTTCTCCACCAACTGGTCGGACGGGTTCTCCAGCTACGACTGGCGCTCCAGCATTTGGGCCGAAAGCGGGTCCAACACCGTGCATGCCCGGCTCCTCCTGGCGGGGAACAACACGATTTTCCTCTCCCAGGAAGCGGGCGCGTGGCTGGAAGTGGACGGTCCGGTGGAAGGGCCGGACTTCACCTACCAGTTTGCCATGCGCGGAAACGGCGCAGGCCTGTTGCGCAGCCGCGTCCAACTGCCCCAGGGCGCGCTGGCCAAAACCGACGGCGGCGTATGGACGGTGGCCGGCGACGGCCGGGCCAGCACCTACCAGTACGTCCTGATCGTTGGCGGTCGCCTGGCCATTGACAACGATGACGCGCTCTGCCCGTCGGCTTACCTCAGGCTGGGCAACGGGACCTTCGACCTGGCCGGTTACAACCAGACCGTCGCCGGCCTGAGCAACGAGGCGTCCGGCCTGCGCCTGATTGCCAACAGCAGCACCAATCGGGATTCAATTCTCACCGTGGCCACGGATCGGCCCTGGACCTTCGACGGGCAGATCGCTGACAGCACCGCCGGCGGCACGCGCACCGTGGGCCTCACCTTGCGCGCTTACGGCGGGGCCACGCTCACCTTCACCACCACGCAGCCCTACAGCGGTCCGACGCGGATCGAATCCGGTCGGTTGATCCTCATGGGTGAGGCCGGACTCCCAAACACGGCGTCGATCTGGATCGGCCCGGGAGCGGCTCTGGACGCCACCGCGCGGTCGGACGCCGCCTTCACGGTGGCTGCGCATCAAACCCTGTCAGGTGCGGGAACCTTCCAGGTGAGCGGCAACCTGACAAATATGGGCGTACTGGAACTCACCGTTGGCAAGACCAACGGAGGGATCGTTGCAGGGCGCCTCTCGGTCTCCGGCCACATGCAATTGGGTGGTGTGCTACGTCTCGTCTTGCAGGGTCAGGCACTGGCGGCCGGCGACCTGTTGCCCCTCATCCAGGCCACCAGCATGGCGGGCGCGTTTGAGCGGATCGAACCTCCCACACCCGGCCCGGGTCTC